The DNA region GCCTGGCTACCATAAAGTGCCGCTGCAGGAGCCCCTTTCAGAATACTTATGCTTTCTATATCCTCCGAGTTTAAGTTTGAGATACCGTCACCGCCATCGCGGTTACCTGCATTAGCAGTTCCGCCAATGGCACTGAAAGCCTGTTCCGAAGTTGAATTTAACATAGGAACACCGTCAATTACATAAAGAGGTTGGTTCTCCCCGGCTACCGAGCGGATTCCGCGAATGTTTACTTTAGCGGAAGCACCCAGTCCCGATGATACCTGATTAACCTGCACACCGGCAGCCTTACCGGTCAATGAAGTTATCAGATTGGGCATTTTAACCCGTGTCAGTTCTTCACTTTTCACCTGGCTCATTGCATAGGAAAGAGAGTGCTCCTTCTTTTCGATACCCAATGCAGTCACAACTATTTTATCCAGTTCCACCGCATCTTCCTCTAATACAATATCCAGAAATGTATATCCTTTTACGCTTATCTCCCGCGTCTTATATCCCATAAAAGAGAATCTCAGCACCGCATCATCAGCAACCGTCAGTGCAAATTTGCCTTCCAAATCCGTCACTCCACCATTCGAAGTACCTTTTTCCAACACTGTAGCTCCCGGTAAAGGCACACCGTCTCCATCTACAACACGCCCCATTATACTTTTCCGGGCGATAAGTACTTCAAGCCGATGGTTCACATCGTCCGCAACAAAAGCACAACAAGAACTACTATACGAAAAAAAACAACCAAAAACAAAAAAACAGATATAATTATAGATAGTCAATTTCATGATTTACAATAAAGAGATAACAATTTGCAAAAGTAACCAATTTCTCTCTAATAAAAACCTGTTATATAACATATATAAAAACTCTATCAGTGAAAAAAGAGAAATAATATTTGTTTTTAAAGGATTTGTCTGTATATTAGTGGCATGGATACTAACACAGACATATTCAAAATTGAAACGAACCACGTATTACCTTCACGTGGAAAAGTACTGATATCCGAACCTTTCCTCTATGACGAGATGTTCGGACGTTCTATTATCTTGCTGGTAGACCATACGCTGGATGGTACAATGGGATTGGTGCTGAACAAACCTCTCCCGTTATATCTCAACGACGTATTGAAAGAATTCAAAAATGTGGAAAATATACCTATTTATAAAGGCGGCCCGTTATGTACCGATACGCTGTTTTACCTTCATACACTAAAAGGTGTAGAAGATTCTCTGCAAATAGGAAAAGGATTCTATCTGAACGGAGATTTTGATGCCATCCGCCGTTATATTTTGGAAGGCAATGACATCACCGGAAAGATACGCTTCTTCTTGGGATATTCAGGCTGGGAACATGACCAGCTATGTCAGGAAATTAAAGAAAACACTTGGCTGATAGGATCGACAAACATCGCTTCCCTTATGGATGAAAAGGGAAGCGCAGAACTTTGGAAAAATGTTTTGGGAGAACTGGGAGGCAAATATCAAACATGGTCACGCTTCCCGCAGATACCCACATTGAACTAATCAGCCCGGATGCACTGCAATAATGCAACATCTTTGAAATAACCTTCTACACACAGCCAATCTTTTAACAACCCACACTGAACAAAGCCGCAAGAGGCGAACAAACGCATGCTCGCCTCATTATCCGTGGCAATATGAACAACCAACTGTTTCATACGCAGAAAGTCGAAAGCATAGTCACAAAGTAGCGTCAATGCATCTTTGGCATAGCCTGCACCACGAAACTCTTTCCGGATAACGATACCCACTTCTCCGCGTGCATGCATCGGAGAAAAGTCTGTAATATCAATCGTTCCTATCGTAGCATGATCTTCAAGGCGCACCACCATCATACGTAGCTGCTTATCGGAAAACATATCGCATTGTGAATTCTCCATATATTGCTTCATCACATAGCGTGAATAGGGTACGGTGAAGTTACTGATATCCCACTGTTGCGGATCGTTTTCCATTTCACAAATCAGTTCCAGATCCTCCGGTTCCATAGCACGAAGGCGAATACGTTCGTTTACAAAATAAATATGTTTCATGATCAGAGATAACATTTTTCGGGAGTCACCAGTACGCGACTTTCCGGATTATAAATTCCGAGACGCAATCCCATTTTCCGATGGCGGGACAGCAAGCGGATAATTGTAGAAAAAGAAAAGGCACGGCAATCATACACCACATGCGTGAAACCTTTCAGCGAAATGAATGGACTGGCATGTCCATCAGCGGCAGATGCTTCGTTCGCTACAACGAAATGATGCTTTCCGATCAGCCCGTTACGTTTGAAAAGTCCACGCAAACTATGAATAGTGGCTTCTTCACCGAAAACAAGAAAACGAGGGAAAGCTTGTCCTTTAAGGAAGGGAACTTTCGCTTTTTTCCCCGGGAAACTGAATATACGTCTCAAAGAAAGCATCAGCAAACGAATATACATCTGTAAATGGATACCGATCCGGACAATCCAATGCCCCAAGAGCCCATAACGTTTACCATGCTTGCGAAAGAAAATATCCATTGCTCCACAAAATACACGCACATGGTGATAGGTATCTTTCGATGTACTTTCTCCCTTATAATGCAATATAGGATAAGGCAAGTAGTAATTTTCATATCCCGCCTCCTCAATCCGGCAGGACAAATCTATATCTTCACCATACATAAAGAAGTCTTCATCCAGTAATCCGGATTTTTCCAATGCAGAACGGCGCAGCAACATGAATGCACCTGCCAATACTTCCACCCGGTGAATGGCATCCGCATCCAAGGCATTACAATAATACCCGCCTAAACCTTTGGAACGGGGGAAAAGTTTTCCCAAGCCGGACAGTTTACCAAAAGTGGCTGCCAAAGTAGGATATCCACGCTTTGATTCCCGCAGAAAACGTCCGTCATCCGTCAGCATTTTCACACCGGCGGCTCCAGCACGGGGATGAGCGTCCATAAACAGAAGCGCTTCTTCCAAAGTCCGCTCCGGCAATACTGTATCAGGATTCAGCAACAGCACGTATTCTCCCTTCGCTTGACGAATGGCCTGGTTGTTAGCACGGGCAAAACCAACATTCTCCTTATTATATATATAGGTAATACGCGGGAAGCGTTCGGTAAGGTATGCCTCCGAATCATCGACGGACGCATTATCCACTACAAAAATTTCGGCTGAAAGATTGTCAATAGCCTTGTATAAGGAACAGAGGCACTGTTCCAGATAATACTTTACATTGTAATTGACTATGACAACAGAGAATTTCATGCTTCCTCCTCTTTATTGATATGCAATTCTTTACGTAAGCGTCCTTCACCGGGCAAACAGAACAGCGAAGCCGTAAGAGCAATAAAAGCACAAAGCAAACCTTTATTACTCAATGTAAGATAATAAACTGCAAGGCCTACCCATACCGGCAGCGAAAGCAGAGCTACCCGAACTTTACTCCAGAAAGAATATAAACGTAAAGCTTCAGGCAAACTAACTTTATCAATCTTCCGCACCAGCACCCAGGCGAAAAGTTTCAGAGAAACCGGCACGCAAGCGGCAACCAGCAAAATAGACAACGTTTCTGCAAAATAAGTCGTACGGACATCAGCGGCATATATACCTACCCAATCTCCACCGGTTTCACCTACTATGATCCATATCACCGGCAGCAACCAGAAACTGATAAATATTACTTTTAAACGACTCGCAACGTGTTTTATCTGTTCTTCCATTCTCTTATAAACAATAAACTTAATAACAATAATTTAATTCGTTCCCGTAAAAAGCGTCCGGTTTACAATACTACGTCCCAGAGTGACTTCGTCCGCATATTCCAACTCATCGCCCACCGAAATGCCACGGGCAATCACACTTAGCTTTACCCCCATCTTTTCAAGCTTACGATAAATATAGAAGTTAGTTGTGTCACCTTCCATCGTAGTGCTGAGTGCCAGGATCACCTCCTTGATTACACCGGCAGCCACACGCCGCACAAGACTTTCTATCTGCAAGTCACCCGGACCTACCCCGTCCATTGGTGAAATAACACCACCCAAGACGTGATATAGTCCACGGAATTGTTGCGTCGCTTCTACCGCCATGACATCGCGGATATTCTCTACAACACAAACCGTAGATGCATCCCGCTGCGGATTGGCACAAATACGGCAAGTTTCCGTATCTGAAATATTGTGGCAAACCTTGCAATATTTCACTTCATGCTTCAGTGTAACAATAGCGTTACCAAAGGCTTCTACCACTGCCGTATCTTGTCTCAGAAGGTGTAGTACCAGGCGCATAGCCGTCTTCCGCCCCACTCCTGGCAGTTTGGCAAACTCGCTCACCGCCTTCTCCAATAATATCGAGGAAAATTGTCCGTTCATACTAAAAAATCAACTGTTGGCGGCAAAGATAATGCAAATTGAGTGCAGAACTTTCATGCAAGCATGAAAAAGTTATGCGAAATTTTGAAATAAGTACTACCTTTGCATACGCAGAAAAAAAGAAAAAGAGTAAGAAACTTTCTAAATTTGACATAAAAATGGAGATTACAAGCGCTGAATTTGTCATTAGTAATACAGATGTGAAAAAATGTCCCCCCGGGATATTCCCTGAATACGCCTTTATCGGACGTTCCAACGTTGGAAAATCCAGCCTCATCAATATGCTGACAGGGCGTAAAGGACTTGCCATGACTTCCGCCACTCCGGGAAAGACTATGCTCATCAATCATTTCCTTATTAACAAAAGCTGGTACATCGTCGATCTACCTGGCTATGGTTATGCCAGACGCGGACAAAAAGGAAAATCACAAATACAGCGTATCATCGAAGATTATATTCTGGAACGTGAACAGATGACCAATCTCTTCCTGCTTATCGACTCACGGCTTGAACCACAAGTCATCGATATCGAATTCATGGGATGGCTGGGCGAGCACGGAGTACCTTTCTCCATTGTCTTTACCAAAGGGGATAAGCTGAAAGGCGGCAGGCTGAACACCAATATCCAGCAGTATCTGAAAAAACTAAAAGAGCAATGGGAAGAACTTCCCCCTTATTTTGTGACCTCTTCTGAGAACAGAATGGGCAAAAAAGAGTTATTAGATTATATCGAGAGCATTAATAAAGAATTGAATACCAAATAAAGTAATATAAATATGAAAAAGAGTGTATTTTCACTGGCATTTATTGCCACCTTACTTCTTGTGTCGGCCAATAGCCGGGCACAATCGCTAAAAGATTTATTCAACAAAGAAAATGTAGAAAAAGTAGTCAGCGCTGTTACAGGCAAGAATACTGTTGATATGACAGGTACATGGTCGTATACCGGTGCTGCTATCGAATTCGAATCAGACAACCTGTTGATGAAAGCCGGTGGAGCCGTTGCCGCTACCACTGCCGAAGCCAAACTCAATGAGCAACTGAGCAAAGTGGGTATCAAACCCGGACAAATGAGTTTTACCTTCAATGCCGACAGCACTTTCAACGCTAAACTGGGAGCCAAAACTCTGAAGGGGACTTATGTATATGACGCCACCGAAAAGCATGTAACCATGAAGTTCGTCAGACTGATAAACATGAATGCCAAAGTTAACTGTACATCCGGCAGCATGGATTTACTGTTTGAATCAGATAAACTACTAAAGCTAATCACTTTCCTTTCCAGCAAGAGCAGCAATGCAACGCTGAAAACAATCAGTTCACTGGCAAGTAGCTACGACGGCATGATGTTAGGTTTCTCACTTGAGAAGAAAGAATAAAACGGAATATCAATAAAAAAAGTCCCGTAAACATAATGTTTACGGGACTTTTTTATTCTCAATGGAGCGGAAAACGAGACTCGAACTCGCGACCCTAACCTTGGCAAGGTTATGCTCTACCAACTGAGCTATTTCCGCATTAGATGACTCTCTTTTCACAAAGAGAAAGTGCCCAGAACAGGACTCGAACCTGCATGCCTCTCGACACACGCACCTGAAACGTGCGCGTCTACCAATTCCGCCACCTGGGCATTATCAGTCATCCAGACAAAAACAAAAAAATGAGCGGAAAACGAGACTCGAACTCGCGACCCTAACCTTGGCAAGGTTATGCTCTACCAACTGAGCTATTTCCGCATTATGATAATCGTGTGAAGAGGAGGAGACTCGAACTCCCACAACATTCCTGTCACTACCACCTCAAAGTAGCGCGTCTACCAATTCCGCCACCTCTCCATACTATCTCATACCTTCAAAGAACTAAAACTTGCCTCACCTAACGTGCCCAGAACAGGACTCGAACCTGCATGCCTCTCGACACACGCACCTGAAACGTGCGCGTCTACCAATTCCGCCACCTGGGCATTAGGTAATTGCAATCTATGTACTTGAGCGGAAAACGAGACTCGAACTCGCGACCCTAACCTTGGCAAGGTTATGCTCTACCAACTGAGCTATTTCCGCGTTTGCGGTTGCAAAGGTAGATATTTTCTCCAAACCTGCAAACATTCCGCTTATTTTTTTCGCGAAGAAAAATACACATTTACCATGCGAAAGCGGCAGGCTTTTGATTATCAACTCATTCTGTCGCGATAATCTTCGTAAGAAAATTGCTTGAAAATATCAGCTTTCCTCTCTTTGGTCCACATAGCGATAGCAGGATGGTGAATTCCATTGAACATATTTGTTTTCACCATAGTATAATGTATCATGTCTTCGAAAACAATACGTTCTCCGATTTGCAATTCATGGTCGAAGCTCCAGTCGCCCATATAGTCACCACTCAAACATGAATTTCCACCCAGGCGATACACATGACAACCACCATTATTTCCCATCTCAGCGCCACGTACGGCAGGCTGGTAAGGCATTTCAAGACAGTCGGGCATATGACAGGTAAAACTCACATTAAGAATGGCAGTACGGATACCACGACTTTCTACAATATCTACTACTTCAGAAACCAATACGCCGGTTTGCCAAGTAAAGGCAGAACCAGGTTCAAGGATAATACGCAAATGAGGATGACGGGCACGCAAATCTTTCAGCAGTTCAATAAGATGCTCCACGTCATAATCTTTACGCGTCATCAGATGACCACCTCCCAGATTCAACCACTTGATTTGCGGAAACCAACGAGAGAATTTTTCTTCCAGATGCATTAATGTCCGTTCCAGTTCATAAGATGAAGATTCGCAATGACAATGACAGTGGAAACCTTCAATACCTTGCGGCAGGACCTCAGTCAATAAATCCGCCGTCATACCGAAACGGGTGCCGGGAGCACAGGGATTATAAAGTTCCGTTTCCACTTCGGAATATTCCGGATTGATACGAATACCGCAAGAAATGCCACTCCCCTCTTTCACTACCTTTGGATAGAAACGACAGAACTGCGACAAAGAATTAAAAGTTATATGACTACTACAACGCATGATTTCAGGAAAATCAGCTTCCGTATAAGCGGGAGAATAAGTATGCGCCTTACTGCCGAATTCTTCCAGTGCCAGACGTGCCTCGTAAACCGAACTTGCTGTAGAATGCTCTATGTATTCCCTAAATATGGGAAACGAGCGCCACATGGCAAAAGACTTAAATGCCAGGATAATCTCTACTCCGGCACGGTCAGCAACATTTTTTATAAGGGTGAGGTTTTTTCTCAGCAATTCTTCATCCATGATATAGCACGGAGAAGGGAAACAATTGAAATCTATCATATTTTCTTTTTTAACCAATGATCTTAAAACGGGCAAAGCGCAATAAAAGTTGTTTGTCGCCCGCATTTTTGAAATGAATGGTAGCTTTGGCATTATCGCCCTGCCCTTCCACTTTCATCACTTCTCCCAGACCGAAACGTTCATGCTCGATCAGTTGTCCCGGCTGCACAGCCATTACAGAAGCCGAGGTGGGTGCAGAGGAAGAGATTGCCGGAGTCACCCGTTTCAGATTGCGCGGAACACTTGGAGCAATAATCTGCTGTTTGGAACGCTGCGGAGTTTCTTTTTCCGTATTATACAATGATTCACGAACATGAGGTGAACGGGAACTACCAATCCCCGCGTCCTGAGACAAGCGGAGGAAGCGGACGTCGATATCTTTCAGAAAACGACTGGGACTACCAAATTCCATTTTCCCATAACGGAAACGAGTACGTGCGTACGAAAGGAAACAATGTTCTTCCGCGCGAGTGATAGCCACATAAAACAAACGCCTCTCCTCTTCCAACGCACGGGGAGAATCTCCGACCATACCACTGGGGAAAAGATTTTCTTCCATTCCCACCACAAATACATTTCTAAATTCCAGTCCTTTGGCAGAATGAACGGTCATAAGCGTTATTTTCTCATCATCCCCATTGTCCGAGTCCTGATCAGTCAGCAATGATACTTCCGATAAAAAGTCCGTCAGTGAAATATTCGGATTACCCTCTTCCATGCGCAAAGCACAGAAATCGCTCATACCATTCACTAATTCCTCAATATTCTCTTTGCGGCTAAGATTTTCCGGTGAATTATCTTGGCAGACATCATTAATAATACCGGACTGACGGATGATTTCCGTACCAATCTCATAGGCATTCTTCTCCACTACCCCTTCTATAAATCCACCAATCAGTTCACGGAAACCTTGCAGTTTAGAGTGCGTGCCTTTATTGAAATTCAATCCGTATGTCAGCGGCTCACAAAGCACAGCCCAAAGACTGATATTGTTTTCCGTAGCAGCAGTAATAATTTTACCTACCGTCGTATCTCCGATACCACGGGCCGGATAATTGATAATACGTTTGAATGCTTCTTCATCATTGGGATTGACCACCAGCCGGAAGTAAGCTATCACATCCTTAATCTCTTTACGTTGATAGAAGGATAGACCACCATAAATGCGATAAGGCATACCCCGCTTACGCATAGCTTCCTCAAATACACGGCTCTGCGCATTGGTCCGATAAAGTATGGCAAAATCAGAATAGGCGTAATGCTCCGAACGGCGCAACTCAGCAATCTTATTGACTACAATATCTCCTTCTTCCACATCACTATATGCCTGAAACACACCGATTGCTTCCCCTTTCTCCTTTTCAGAAAAGACCTCCTTGCGTATCTGTCTCTCATTCTTTTCAATCAGGCTGTTGGCAGCGCAGACAATGGTTTGCGTAGACCGATAGTTCTGTTCCAGTTTGAATACTTTCGTATTGGGGTACACTTTTGTAAAATACAATATATTGTCAATATCTGCTCCCCGGAAAGAATAGATACTCTGCGCATCATCCCCTACCACACACACGTGCTGGTGATCCTTTGCCAACTGCAACACAATGCTGTGCTGGGCATAGTTGGTATCTTGATATTCATCTACCAGAATATAGCGGAACTGTTCCTGATAGCGTACCAATACTTCGGGATGATCTCTGAAGAGAATAAAAGTATAAAAGAGCAAATCATCAAAATCCATGGCATCCGCCTGCCTGCAACGATCCCAATAACGATGGTAAATATCCCGGACCGCAGGCATCTTGGCAGCACAATCACCTTCATAAGCCTCCTTATTAGAGGCATACCCCGCAGGAGAAACCAAGTGGTTCTTCGCATTCGAGATGCGTGCCTGCACACTACCCGGTTTGTAGACTTTCTCATCCAGCCCCATTTCTTTTATGATAGAGCGTACCAGACTTTTACTATCTGCCGTATCATAGATAGTAAACTGTGAGGTAAAACCAATATTCGCAGCTTCCGCATGCAGAATACGTAGAAATATGGAGTGGAACGTACCCATCCATAAATGACGTGCCCGTTGATCTCCCACCTGCCGGGCAATACGTTCTTTCATTTCACGGGCAGCTTTATTGGTAAAGGTCAAAGCCAATATATTCCATGGCTGATAACCATTCTCCAACAAATATGCTATCTTGTAGGTCAGCACCCGTGTCTTTCCGGAACCTGCACCGGCTATAACCAGCGACGGACCCTCGTTGTAGAGCACTGCAGCACGCTGTCCTTCATTCAATTCTTCGATATAATTCGCATTCATGTATGCAAAATTAAAAGAATCTTTTTATATTTGTACAATGTTATTCAAACTAAAATCATAAGAAACTATGGAACAAATTAAAAATATGCGACTTTACATTTCTTTTATCTGCCTGTTGGCCTTCTTATGTGCTTCGCCTGTAATGGCGCAAAAGCAAAGTAAAGTAGAAAAGCTCTTGAAATTTCTTGTAAACAATGAGAACGAGAAATTTACAAAAAACCGGGACAAATTAGACGCTGAAACAGCAACAGCTTTTAAAACAGAAGTCAAACTAATCGATTTGTGCGATCAAATCTGGAATCAGCAAGAGGTAACCGTTGCCAAAGATTTTTTCCAGGCCTATGTAGATGCCACCAAAGCCAACTTTATTTCCATCTGTCAGGAAGCCGATGCTGATCCGGCCGCAATACGTAAACGTATGGAAGATAACATCAGTGCCATATTAGATGAATATCCCAATAAATTAGTCTATTCCAGCACTCTGGTAGATGCCGTAAAAGCATCAGGATATGAATTGTCCGATGAAAGCAAGAAACATCTGTATGATGTACATGAAGAGGAATTATGGAAAGACTTCGTACGCAACAAGAACATTCCGAAATGCGAAAAATATCTGACTGAATATGCAGATGGTAAATATAAAGCAGAAGCCATGATAGAATACAATCGTCTGTTGTTCCAAACCGTACAGAAATCACCATCCGCCAGTAACTTTAAGAGATTTTTCGATCATGACCGACTCAACACGTTCTTCAACGGACGTTCCAAGCGGGAGTCTATGGCGCAGGCTCTCTCTATTTATGATGATTATCTTTACGGTAACATCTGCAAAGCGCAGGCCATAGCTTCCATTAAGCAGGCTATTGCAGAATACGAACAGGCCCCTTATTTGAGTCCAGGCGATAAAAAGTATACCAATACCCTAGAGTACAAAAAAGACAGTATTGACTATGAAACACTAAAGCTGGAAGTGAACTCCCCAAGCAAACTGGGACTCATCAAAGAATACCTCCTAACTCATAAATACAAGGAATTCCGTGATAAAGCCAACAAGTTACGTGTACCTTTTGAGCAACAATTGGTATGGAGTAATCCTACTACCATCCAGGCATACACCCATGGATTATTGATGAAATCCAATGAGACGAAGAATGGAAAGAGTACTCAGAAAACCTATACGTATGATGAGAACGGAAGACTGGTTAGTATCAAGGAAGTTACGGAAGATAAGGGAACCACTACCCTACAGACTAATTTCTTGTATGATTCGCAAGGTAACTGCGTAGAAGAAGTGCAGGTAAACCAAAGAGGTATGAAGGAGGTGTACAAACGCCTGCGTGCTTTCAGCACACTGGGTGTCATTCTTTCGGATTCCGCTTTCTATCAGAGCGGAAAACTGATCGTAAGAAAATACCATCCACAACTCAGTCTGCTGGCAGGAGAGACAGTTTACGAAAAGAACATTCCGGTATCTTCCGTAATCAACCAATATAATAAGAAGGGACAGATCATCAAGAGAGAAGAAACATTCTCATTGCCTAAAGATCCGTTACCCACCCAGGTAAGTAAACAAGTGGATGTATATGAATACGATACTTATGGTTATCTGACAAAGATCACATTTGAAAAGACTCTCGTCAATAGTGATAAGACCAGCGGTTCACTCATATTCTTGTATGACGAATTCGGTAACCAAATAGACAGTAACGCCTATTATGAATATGACAGTACCGGACGCTGGATACAAAAAACAGATCGAGGAGATGCCAAGAATACAGAAAAGATTCAGATTATCTATCAACAATAACTATAAAAAATACCGTCCGTATTTCATTATGCGGACGGTATTTTTTTATATAATCACTCTATTTTATGATATTCGTTGCGCAATTTCCTGAATAGAAAAAGAGCCTTCCAAAGTACGAACCTGTATCTTTCCATGCAGCAGGTTAAAGAAGAAATCAGCCACCTTCTCCGGAATAATTTCACAAAGCTCTCCATTCGCATCAACTCCCAGATCATAGGTTTTCAGCAATTGACTTCCTAACGCAGTAGCTCCTATCAGGAAGTGATTTCTCAATTTATCCACATT from Bacteroides sp. MSB163 includes:
- a CDS encoding YqgE/AlgH family protein — encoded protein: MDTNTDIFKIETNHVLPSRGKVLISEPFLYDEMFGRSIILLVDHTLDGTMGLVLNKPLPLYLNDVLKEFKNVENIPIYKGGPLCTDTLFYLHTLKGVEDSLQIGKGFYLNGDFDAIRRYILEGNDITGKIRFFLGYSGWEHDQLCQEIKENTWLIGSTNIASLMDEKGSAELWKNVLGELGGKYQTWSRFPQIPTLN
- a CDS encoding GNAT family N-acetyltransferase, which translates into the protein MKHIYFVNERIRLRAMEPEDLELICEMENDPQQWDISNFTVPYSRYVMKQYMENSQCDMFSDKQLRMMVVRLEDHATIGTIDITDFSPMHARGEVGIVIRKEFRGAGYAKDALTLLCDYAFDFLRMKQLVVHIATDNEASMRLFASCGFVQCGLLKDWLCVEGYFKDVALLQCIRAD
- a CDS encoding glycosyltransferase family 2 protein; translation: MKFSVVIVNYNVKYYLEQCLCSLYKAIDNLSAEIFVVDNASVDDSEAYLTERFPRITYIYNKENVGFARANNQAIRQAKGEYVLLLNPDTVLPERTLEEALLFMDAHPRAGAAGVKMLTDDGRFLRESKRGYPTLAATFGKLSGLGKLFPRSKGLGGYYCNALDADAIHRVEVLAGAFMLLRRSALEKSGLLDEDFFMYGEDIDLSCRIEEAGYENYYLPYPILHYKGESTSKDTYHHVRVFCGAMDIFFRKHGKRYGLLGHWIVRIGIHLQMYIRLLMLSLRRIFSFPGKKAKVPFLKGQAFPRFLVFGEEATIHSLRGLFKRNGLIGKHHFVVANEASAADGHASPFISLKGFTHVVYDCRAFSFSTIIRLLSRHRKMGLRLGIYNPESRVLVTPEKCYL
- the recR gene encoding recombination mediator RecR, with protein sequence MNGQFSSILLEKAVSEFAKLPGVGRKTAMRLVLHLLRQDTAVVEAFGNAIVTLKHEVKYCKVCHNISDTETCRICANPQRDASTVCVVENIRDVMAVEATQQFRGLYHVLGGVISPMDGVGPGDLQIESLVRRVAAGVIKEVILALSTTMEGDTTNFYIYRKLEKMGVKLSVIARGISVGDELEYADEVTLGRSIVNRTLFTGTN
- the yihA gene encoding ribosome biogenesis GTP-binding protein YihA/YsxC, translated to MEITSAEFVISNTDVKKCPPGIFPEYAFIGRSNVGKSSLINMLTGRKGLAMTSATPGKTMLINHFLINKSWYIVDLPGYGYARRGQKGKSQIQRIIEDYILEREQMTNLFLLIDSRLEPQVIDIEFMGWLGEHGVPFSIVFTKGDKLKGGRLNTNIQQYLKKLKEQWEELPPYFVTSSENRMGKKELLDYIESINKELNTK
- a CDS encoding DUF4923 family protein, which encodes MKKSVFSLAFIATLLLVSANSRAQSLKDLFNKENVEKVVSAVTGKNTVDMTGTWSYTGAAIEFESDNLLMKAGGAVAATTAEAKLNEQLSKVGIKPGQMSFTFNADSTFNAKLGAKTLKGTYVYDATEKHVTMKFVRLINMNAKVNCTSGSMDLLFESDKLLKLITFLSSKSSNATLKTISSLASSYDGMMLGFSLEKKE
- the nspC gene encoding carboxynorspermidine decarboxylase; this translates as MIDFNCFPSPCYIMDEELLRKNLTLIKNVADRAGVEIILAFKSFAMWRSFPIFREYIEHSTASSVYEARLALEEFGSKAHTYSPAYTEADFPEIMRCSSHITFNSLSQFCRFYPKVVKEGSGISCGIRINPEYSEVETELYNPCAPGTRFGMTADLLTEVLPQGIEGFHCHCHCESSSYELERTLMHLEEKFSRWFPQIKWLNLGGGHLMTRKDYDVEHLIELLKDLRARHPHLRIILEPGSAFTWQTGVLVSEVVDIVESRGIRTAILNVSFTCHMPDCLEMPYQPAVRGAEMGNNGGCHVYRLGGNSCLSGDYMGDWSFDHELQIGERIVFEDMIHYTMVKTNMFNGIHHPAIAMWTKERKADIFKQFSYEDYRDRMS
- a CDS encoding ATP-dependent helicase, which gives rise to MNANYIEELNEGQRAAVLYNEGPSLVIAGAGSGKTRVLTYKIAYLLENGYQPWNILALTFTNKAAREMKERIARQVGDQRARHLWMGTFHSIFLRILHAEAANIGFTSQFTIYDTADSKSLVRSIIKEMGLDEKVYKPGSVQARISNAKNHLVSPAGYASNKEAYEGDCAAKMPAVRDIYHRYWDRCRQADAMDFDDLLFYTFILFRDHPEVLVRYQEQFRYILVDEYQDTNYAQHSIVLQLAKDHQHVCVVGDDAQSIYSFRGADIDNILYFTKVYPNTKVFKLEQNYRSTQTIVCAANSLIEKNERQIRKEVFSEKEKGEAIGVFQAYSDVEEGDIVVNKIAELRRSEHYAYSDFAILYRTNAQSRVFEEAMRKRGMPYRIYGGLSFYQRKEIKDVIAYFRLVVNPNDEEAFKRIINYPARGIGDTTVGKIITAATENNISLWAVLCEPLTYGLNFNKGTHSKLQGFRELIGGFIEGVVEKNAYEIGTEIIRQSGIINDVCQDNSPENLSRKENIEELVNGMSDFCALRMEEGNPNISLTDFLSEVSLLTDQDSDNGDDEKITLMTVHSAKGLEFRNVFVVGMEENLFPSGMVGDSPRALEEERRLFYVAITRAEEHCFLSYARTRFRYGKMEFGSPSRFLKDIDVRFLRLSQDAGIGSSRSPHVRESLYNTEKETPQRSKQQIIAPSVPRNLKRVTPAISSSAPTSASVMAVQPGQLIEHERFGLGEVMKVEGQGDNAKATIHFKNAGDKQLLLRFARFKIIG